TTGCTACAGAGTAAACAAGCCCAAAAAAGGCACCTCCAAGGTGAGCTGCATGCCCAAGGTTATCCCATTGCTTAGGATTCAGCATCATATATACTGAATATCCGAAATAAAGAGTTCCAAACAGCCATCCCGGTAAAAAGTTGACACTAATTTCACTTGGGGCCATTGCTATGGAAGCAAAAATAATACCCGAAACAGCTCCTGAGGCTCCGATTGCGGAATACCAAGGTTGCTTTTGATAAATCTGTAAGCTAAATAGATTCCCCAGAATCATTGATCCAAAGTAAATGATTAAAAATCCTATCTCTCCAAAAAAATGGATCACCACTCCCTGAAAGAAATATAGTGAAAGCATATTGAAAAATAAATGCATAAAGTCTGCATGCAAAAATGCAGAACTAATTAATCTTATATATTCTTTTTTGTTGGCAATTGCCCCAACATTGAATTTATATTTTTCAAATAAACTGGTATTGTTGAATCCCATGTAACTAAAGATACATGTGATTGCTATGATAATTAAAACTACTATACTCATCTGGTATTTTTTATTTTATTTTTTGAATGGGAAGCTTTTTAATGATACCGTTTTCGGAAGGAATCATCCTCGATTTGATGTAAAACTTGTTATCTTTTTCATACAAGAAATAATCTTTCTCTATACCTCTTCCGTCTCCAGTCTCAACTTCCGGTAAAAACTTAATTTTGGTATTGATATTATCTGCTTTACCAAAACTTCCAAATACACTGATGGTATCACTATTCTTTTCATTAGGAGCTTCCCACCAAATCCAAAGATTGTTGAATTCCGGATCATCCAGTTTCAACTTTACTTTAATAACAGCATTTCCTTCTCCTGCATAATCTTTGTATTCAAGAAAATACGCTCCTTTCCATTTTTTAAAACTGTTAGGATCTACCACCTCATAATCCAAATCGCTTTTTCTCACTTCATCTTCGTCTTCTTTATCTTCCTGAATACTATCATGAGTATCAGTAGCTAACTTTGATTTTGTAGTGACAACCTTTGTAACTACTGTTTTCTTTTCTTTGCATGAAAAGCTAAGTAAAGCAATCAGCAACAGGGTAGAAAATGTATATTTCTTCATGGATTGAGATGGGTTTTTATTCCGTTTCGCTATCTCCCTCTCCCTGGAACAAATTTCCGATGATCCCCCCATCTTCATCCATATCACCTGTTTGTTCCGGTTCTTCATAGACTTCCGGTTCTTCTTCTACAGGTTCCGGAATCGTAATATTAATGGCCTTTACCTTGAATTTTGTAAACTGGTTTCCTATGGCCTTTATCCCTTTTACCGCAATAAATTCATCTATATTTATGGTTTCCGGATCACGTTCTTTCCCTTTATCTTTTGCAAAAATTATTTCTGCAGTAACGTTATTGGCAATAATCACATTTTCTATGAATGATTTTGGATGTTCAGACGGCATAAAGGTTTGTAAGTTAACCGTATTTTCCAAAAGGAATCTCTTGATAAAGTAAATATCCTTTTCCCCATCGTAATAAATACAGGTAATGGGCTGTGATGGTCTCCATTTTTCAAGAACCAGATATTCATCATCAAAACGGTTTCCTAAATCAAATGAAACCAGCTTTACTTCACCATTCGTATTAATGGTCAATATCTTGTCATCTCCTTTAAAGCTTCCTAATAATGTTCCTCTTGCATCAGCATTCAGTCTTCTTACAGTATCATCAAACCAGATTCTTCTCGGAGCGAGTGTAGAAACACCCTCTTCTTTCATATCGACTTTCTTCACAGCATATTTGGTCACCAGATTTCCTTTAGAATCACGCCCTTTAATGGCAAGCTCGGAGAAATTGATCTCCATTTTATTCTTTCTGATTCTTGGGTTTGGCTTTAAAAGTACAGTTACTGTTTCCGCTTCTCCATTAGGATTAGCTGAAAAATACAATGTTTCTGAACCTTTCTTATCAGAAGCCAAAGGATAGTCTGTATTTCTGGTGACTCCTGTTACAGAGAAACGCTTCATGTAAAACGGACCTTCTCTTCCCTCGCGGTAGATCATGTTATAAACCGTTCTCTTGTCGTTTTTCTTCCAAACAGCAACGTGAAGAATATCTTTTCCAATAAATGTTTTGGCCTCCACTTTTACCACCTTCATGCTACCGTCTTTTCGGAAAGTAATGATATCATCAATATCCGAACAGTCGAATAAATATTGATCTTTTTTCAATGAGGTTCCGATAAAGCCCTCTTCAAAGTTCGCATAGAACTTCTCATTGGCAACAGCAACCTTAGTAGCATCAATGGTATCAAAAATTCTAAGCTCGGTTTTTCTTTGCTTGTCTTTTCCGTATTTCTTCTGAATATTTAAATAATAATCAATAGCATACGTGATCAGGTTGGCAAGATGGTGTTTTACCTGCTCTATTTTGCCCTCAAGAGAGGCAATGTTTTCTTTAAATTTATCTAAATCGAATCTTGAAATTCTCTTGATTCTGATTTCTGTTAATCTTAGGATATCTTCTTCTGTAACCGCTCGTAAAAGATGTCCGGTATGAGGTTTCAATCCGGCATCAATTGTTTTTAAGACATCTTCCCAGGTTTTCACTTCTTCGATATCATGGTAAATTCTGTTTTCGATGAAGATTCTTTCCAAGGATGAAAAATGCCAGCTTTCCTGAAGTTCGTGAAGTTCTATTTCAAGTTCTTTTTCCAACAATGAAACGGTATGATCCGTATTCATTCTCAAAATCTCCGAAACGTTCAGGAACATAGGTTTGTCTCCTACAATTACACAAGCATTCGGAGAAATGGTTACCTGACAGTCGGTAAATGCATATAAAGCATCAATCGTCTTATCCGGAGAAACATCATTATGAATATGAACCAGAATTTCTACTTTATCAGAAGTATTATCCTCAATCTTTTTGATCTTGATCTTACCTCTCTCATTGGCCTTTAAAATAGAGTCAATAAGATCACTTGTTGTTTTGGAATAGGGAAGCTCTGAAATCACCAGAAGATGTTTATCTGTCTGGGTAATTTTTGCTCTGGCTCTTACTTTTCCTCCTCTGTGACCATCATTATATTCAGAAACATCAAGATATCCGGCTGTTAAAAAGTCCGGATACAGCTCAAATTTCTTTCCTTTTAAATAGGCTACAGATGCATTGATCAGTTCATTGAAGTTATGTGGAAGTATCTTGGTGGAAAGTCCTACCCCAATTCCTTCTACCCCTTGGGTAAGAAGCAATGGAAACTTAACCGGAAGATCAATGGGTTCATTATTTCTTCCGTCATAGGACTTCGTCCATTCGGTTGTTTTAGGATTGAATACTACTTCCAGAGCGAAAGGCGTCAATCTGGCCTCAATATATCTTGCTGCCGCTGCAGAGTCTCCTGTATAGATATTCCCCCAGTTACCCTGAGTATCTATCAACAGTTCTTTCTGACCGATCTGTACCATGGCATCTGTAATGGACGCATCACCGTGAGGGTGATACTTCATGGTATTTCCCACGATATTGGCCACCTTATTGTAACGGCCATCCTCCAGTTCCCGCATAGAGTGCATGATTCTTCGCTGCACAGGCTTCAACCCATCATATACGGAAGGAATAGCCCTATCCAGAATTACATAGGAAGCATAATCCAGAAACCAATCTTTATAAAGACCGGAAACTTTCTTTAAGCTTTCACCCTCATGCGAATATTCTTCTGTCGTCATCTGTTATATTAATCTTTTTTCTCCTTATTAGCTTTCACTACTTTATTCAGAGAGAGTTTTAAATCATTTACTTCTTTTCTGCTCAAGTAAGAAATCTGGTATTTCAGTATGGTGGAACCACTATTCTTACTTGAAAGTGTAATGTATAATCTTTTGATAAAGAAAATAGTGACTACATCATATTTTATCAGTTTATATTTTGGAAATTCATCATGAAGAGGAGAATTTAAAAAAGGAATTATATTTCTATTTTTAAAATTCAATGCTTCTCCATCGCTATCATATTCGAAGATCTGTCTTCCACTAAGGTAAAAAACAATCAGCATTAATACAGGTATGATAATGAGCAAATAACTCTCATCTCCCAATACATTAAATCTATATTTATTAGCCAGAAACCCAAGTATTCCAAATACTACCATCATGAGTAGCAGGGTACTTAAAGAATTATAAATTGATATTTTATTACGGTTACTTAGTCTCATTTGATTCTTATGTTGTCACCAGTCTATAAACTGTCTACGTCATTCAAAATTTCTTTTTTATCAATATCCGTATCATCTTCTACCACCAGATTTTCAAGGATAAAAGCCTGTCTGTCCGGGGTATTTTTCCCCATATAAAATTCCAGTAGCTGCTCTATGGTCTGATCTTTTCCTACTACTACTGGTTCCAGGCGGATATCTTTACCAATAAAGTGTTTAAATTCATCCGGAGAAATCTCCCCTAGTCCCTTAAATCGAGTGATTTCAGGATTTTTACCAAGATCATTGAGTGCCTTTACTCTTTCTGCTTCTGAATAGCAATACCTTGTTTCTTTTTTATTTCTCACCCTGAATAAAGGGGTCTGAAGAATATAAAGGTGGTTATTTTTAATCAGATCAGGGAAAAACTGAAGGAAGAATGTGATCATCAATAGACGAATGTGCATTCCATCCACATCGGCATCGGTTGCAATGATTACCTGATTATATCTTAGATCTTCTAAGCTTTCCTCAATATTTAAAGCAGCCTGAAGAAGGTTAAATTCTTCATTTTCGTACACCACTTTCTTCGTAAGACCATAACAGTTCAAAGGCTTACCTTTTAGTGAAAATACAGCCTGTGTTTCAACATCTCTGGACTTTGTGATAGATCCTGATGCAGAATCTCCCTCGGTGATGAAGATCTGTGTATCTCCTTTTCTTTCTGCTTTCTGATCATTGTAATGTTGTCTGCAATCACGAAGTTTTTTATTGTGCAGAGATACTTTTTTGGCTCTTTCTCTTGCCAGCTTCTGGATTCCGGAAAGTTCCTTTCTTTCTCTTTCTGAGATTAATATCTTTCTTTGAATTGCTTCTGCAATTTCAGGATTCTTGTGCAGGAAGTTATCCAGCTTACTTTTAAGAAAATCAATAATGAAAGTTCTTACGGTAGGACCATTAGGTCCCATATCATTGGATCCCAGCTTAGTTTTGGTCTGAGATTCAAATACCGGTTCCTCAACATTGATGGAAATTGCTGCAATAATAGATTTTCTAATATCGGAAGCATCAAAGCTTTTATTAAAAAACTCACGGATTGTCTTCACATATGCTTCACGGAAAGCATTAAGGTGTGTTCCACCTTGCGTTGTATTCTGTCCGTTTACGAATGAGAAATAGGTTTCTGTTTGAGACTTGTCAGAATGGGTAATTGCAACCTCAATATCTTCCTCTTTCAAATGAACAATCGGATAAAGAATCTCGCTTTCTAATTCTTCTTCCAACAAATCCTTAAGACCATTTTCAGAAAAATAAGTTTCTCCGTTGAAAAGAATTTTCAGTCCCGGATTCAAATAGGCATAGTTGCGGAGCATTCTTTCGATATACTCTTTTCTATATTTGAAATGCAGGAATATTTCCCCATCGGGAACGAATGAAATTTCAGTCCCGTTTCTGTCAGAAGTTTCCTTTTCATCAAAATCTTCTTTAATCATACCGCGGGAAAACTCCGCTGCCTTCATCTTTCCGTCACGGAAAGAACGTACCCTGAAATACTCTGAAAGAGCATTTACTGCCTTGGTACCCACCCCATTCAGTCCGACAGATTTCTTGAACGCCTTACTGTCGTATTTACCTCCGGTATTCATTTTGGAAACAGCATCTACCATTTTTCCCAACGGGATTCCACGACCGAAGTCACGGATGGTAACCTTACCATCGTCCAGTTTTATTTCAATTCTTTTTCCGGATCTCATCCTGAACTCATCTATCGAGTTGTCCAGAATTTCTTTAAGTAAAATGTAAATACCATCATCCGCGGAAGAACCATCACCGAGCTTCCCGATGTACATGCCGGGGCGCAGACGGATATGTTCCTGCCAATCGAGGGTTCTGATATTATCTTCGGAGTAGGTTGGATTTATTTCTTGTGACATATATGATTTCAGCAAACATACAAAAGTACGAAATTGTACAAAATTATCCGAATTTTAAAGTTCATTTTTTTATCAACATTTATCCTAAAATTAGGATTGATCTATCAAAAAAGTGGACTTAAATAAATTAAGAATAATAAGCAGGCGTTCCTGCTCAGGTTTATTTTATTTTACAGCCTATTGACAATCGTAAAGCTAATAAGGAAATTCATCAAAATAGTACTACTTCCCGTTTTCCAACTGACCTATCATATTCTTGAGCATGACAGAAACAATAAGCTTATGAAAAGGACGAACAGGCAGAAAATACAGTATTCCCAGCCAGTTATGGTATTTTACAGTGGTGGAGATTGTAAGAAAATCTACATCTTTCTGGCCTTTATCTTTATCGAATAAAAGAGACACCCTGAAATCCAGATGCTTATCATCTTCTCCCAAAATAATTTCGTTATTCGTTTTACCAAATATTTTAAAAAGCCCAATACGTTCACCTATCTCACATGTAAAGTCATCAGAAGCCTTGGCAGGGGTGGCTTCCGTACCGGTTTTCAATCCGAATAATGAGACAACCTTATTTCGGAATGCAAACATTTTCTTTCCCCATTTTGGCCCGCTTGTAAAAAAAGCTTTACCCACTTCGGTAATGTCAATACTGCGGCGT
This genomic interval from Chryseobacterium joostei contains the following:
- a CDS encoding DNA topoisomerase IV subunit B, with the protein product MSQEINPTYSEDNIRTLDWQEHIRLRPGMYIGKLGDGSSADDGIYILLKEILDNSIDEFRMRSGKRIEIKLDDGKVTIRDFGRGIPLGKMVDAVSKMNTGGKYDSKAFKKSVGLNGVGTKAVNALSEYFRVRSFRDGKMKAAEFSRGMIKEDFDEKETSDRNGTEISFVPDGEIFLHFKYRKEYIERMLRNYAYLNPGLKILFNGETYFSENGLKDLLEEELESEILYPIVHLKEEDIEVAITHSDKSQTETYFSFVNGQNTTQGGTHLNAFREAYVKTIREFFNKSFDASDIRKSIIAAISINVEEPVFESQTKTKLGSNDMGPNGPTVRTFIIDFLKSKLDNFLHKNPEIAEAIQRKILISERERKELSGIQKLARERAKKVSLHNKKLRDCRQHYNDQKAERKGDTQIFITEGDSASGSITKSRDVETQAVFSLKGKPLNCYGLTKKVVYENEEFNLLQAALNIEESLEDLRYNQVIIATDADVDGMHIRLLMITFFLQFFPDLIKNNHLYILQTPLFRVRNKKETRYCYSEAERVKALNDLGKNPEITRFKGLGEISPDEFKHFIGKDIRLEPVVVGKDQTIEQLLEFYMGKNTPDRQAFILENLVVEDDTDIDKKEILNDVDSL
- a CDS encoding DNA gyrase/topoisomerase IV subunit A, producing the protein MTTEEYSHEGESLKKVSGLYKDWFLDYASYVILDRAIPSVYDGLKPVQRRIMHSMRELEDGRYNKVANIVGNTMKYHPHGDASITDAMVQIGQKELLIDTQGNWGNIYTGDSAAAARYIEARLTPFALEVVFNPKTTEWTKSYDGRNNEPIDLPVKFPLLLTQGVEGIGVGLSTKILPHNFNELINASVAYLKGKKFELYPDFLTAGYLDVSEYNDGHRGGKVRARAKITQTDKHLLVISELPYSKTTSDLIDSILKANERGKIKIKKIEDNTSDKVEILVHIHNDVSPDKTIDALYAFTDCQVTISPNACVIVGDKPMFLNVSEILRMNTDHTVSLLEKELEIELHELQESWHFSSLERIFIENRIYHDIEEVKTWEDVLKTIDAGLKPHTGHLLRAVTEEDILRLTEIRIKRISRFDLDKFKENIASLEGKIEQVKHHLANLITYAIDYYLNIQKKYGKDKQRKTELRIFDTIDATKVAVANEKFYANFEEGFIGTSLKKDQYLFDCSDIDDIITFRKDGSMKVVKVEAKTFIGKDILHVAVWKKNDKRTVYNMIYREGREGPFYMKRFSVTGVTRNTDYPLASDKKGSETLYFSANPNGEAETVTVLLKPNPRIRKNKMEINFSELAIKGRDSKGNLVTKYAVKKVDMKEEGVSTLAPRRIWFDDTVRRLNADARGTLLGSFKGDDKILTINTNGEVKLVSFDLGNRFDDEYLVLEKWRPSQPITCIYYDGEKDIYFIKRFLLENTVNLQTFMPSEHPKSFIENVIIANNVTAEIIFAKDKGKERDPETINIDEFIAVKGIKAIGNQFTKFKVKAINITIPEPVEEEPEVYEEPEQTGDMDEDGGIIGNLFQGEGDSETE
- a CDS encoding rhomboid family intramembrane serine protease, coding for MSIVVLIIIAITCIFSYMGFNNTSLFEKYKFNVGAIANKKEYIRLISSAFLHADFMHLFFNMLSLYFFQGVVIHFFGEIGFLIIYFGSMILGNLFSLQIYQKQPWYSAIGASGAVSGIIFASIAMAPSEISVNFLPGWLFGTLYFGYSVYMMLNPKQWDNLGHAAHLGGAFFGLVYSVAMHPQLAMSNLFYLGVMSLPLIYLGYQIFVRKRIG
- a CDS encoding DUF2867 domain-containing protein; translation: MNIKKIELPEKSVLSKEKENFDYIDSFEGKLTDTRRSIDITEVGKAFFTSGPKWGKKMFAFRNKVVSLFGLKTGTEATPAKASDDFTCEIGERIGLFKIFGKTNNEIILGEDDKHLDFRVSLLFDKDKGQKDVDFLTISTTVKYHNWLGILYFLPVRPFHKLIVSVMLKNMIGQLENGK